tttttttctttcattttatcaaagtttacttaatatttaattttcttgtacacaatcctttttttttacacaactttaattttaattactataGAGTAAAAATGGAGGTATGACTGCATGGGAGCCCGCAGGAACTCAAAAATGGTTGGAAGTAAGtgttacattaattaatgtTGTAATGTGTATGAATTCattattaacaaaaaactaTTGTTGCCTAATTGAATGGATAAATTAACTTTGTTAATTTCTAGCTACTCAATCCTATGGAATTTTTTGCTGACATAGTAGTTGAGCACGAATATATTGAATGCACTGCATCAGCAATTCAGGCTTTAGTGTTGTTCAAAAGGCTTTATCCAGAGCATAGAAAGGAAGAGATATAGAACTTCATTGCTAAAGCAGTAACATTCATTGAAGATACACAATTAGAGGATGGTTCTTGGTATGAAAATTGGGCAGTTTGCTTCACTTACAGCTCTTGGTTTGCACTTGGAGGTCTATTTGCTTTTAAGACTTATAAAAATCGTGTTACTATTCGTAGAGCTGTGAAATTTCTActcaaaatacaaaataaggATGGTGGGTGGGGAGAGAGTTATCTTTCTTGCCCAAGGAAggtttgtaattaaatgattattttgtgGTAATAGTTTAGTTAAACTTTAATGCTAATTAtaagtaatattattaataatgtcTTAATGAATGTATGTGTATAATGAAAATGTACGTACCTCTTGAAGGAAGTCGAACAAATATTGTACAAACAGCTTGGGCTTTAATGGCTCTAGTTCATGTTGATTGTATCTTTTGACGTGCACGTGTGTGAGACTACATGTCCATTTGATTGTATCTTGGATTTCAActtgtttatttattactattactatatccaaaataaatgttatataattgtttttcttcttccttttttaattttgtatataggTCGAGAGAGATCCAACTCCCCTTCACAATGCAGCAAAGTTACTCATTAATTATCAATGAGAAGATGGCGATTGGGCCCGACAAGTACCTCTCAAATCTCAATCTTTTGAATTCAATAGTATGACTATGATCAATCttaagtttcatttttaattcttgtttaatttgaCTTATTTATGGCATGAAACTCTTGGAGTATACTTgagaaattgcttggttcattACGTACCCATTCTATAGAAATGTTTTCCCAATATGGGCTTTGGCTGAATATCGCGCAAATGTTTTATTGCCTTCCATTACTATTTAGGGGATGTATTGgattaagatttcaaaggattttaaaagacttttttatgattaaaaagtcttgtggtattcaatcaagacttttataaaatataaacaaatcttgtggtattcaattaagacaataaggatttttttttcagggcAACAAAATCTGTTGGTATTCAATTGAGATTTCTTACCacttttaaaatgtcttttggtattcaaaagtaaatagattttgatggattcttttgtggaatggattttgagagactttttagttagaaatacacataaaatactCCTCCAACAATCTCACCCAAACCCTTGAGACTTTTCATAATCTTTCAaagactttttcttctcctGCCGAACAAGACACAAACCACTACCAGGTTCATTCTCTTACaacttttcaatcaattttacctatttttttaatggcaaTCGATAGTCAATATTGTTCATACTATATGTATATTAcgcaaatcaaaagaaaagggtGTATTCATATTGTTTTCAACGTTCAGGCAATGAATATGCATCAAAAGAATGACAATTGATATGCATCAAGATTTCATATTGCTTTTTTTTAGTACTGTAtatgcaaatcaaaataaaaaactcttttttttttctgtttcttcaacttgtttttttacaacgtccattattattattattattttcttgtgttattattaaaatgttaattattaatgtgttattattatttttttgacagcgtgttattattattattattgtgttaataattttttaattgttattgtgttattattattgttattttgttaatagttttttttttaaatgattttatgatatatgagtattatttttatggaaaatgCTAACATGTGCCCTTAAGACACTTGTTAGTGTAttatgtatagaaattttgtattgaaagttgtgcaatttacttttttaaaagtaaaaaattattgtttttaagacATAGTTACTATTGGAAGTATCCTTAACATGTGCCCTAAGTGCGCATGTTAGCATgactcttattttattattatgtagttttttattggtttttctaTTGAATTGTATATTATTCGGGATATAGTCACTATACTTTTGACAATTAggaaacaataactatttttgtcaaataactagtttcttatatatatattagcgaTCAAATGGGGGATtcacaagaaaataacaaaggaaACAGTAGAGACAAAGATAATTATGTATCTTGGACTATGGAGGATACCAATGAGTTGTTGCACCTCTTGGTGGATGCTATGAATAGGGGATTGCATGATGCCAATGGGTCACTTAGCAAACAAAATGTAGAACGAATAATACTTCCTCAACTCAATGCAAAAACTAAATTCCCTAAAACTTATAGTCATTATTTGAGTCGGATGAAGTGGTTTCGAAACCAGTATAACATGATGTCAACCCTTATGCGCAACAACTCTGGCTTTGGATGAGACCCACTTGGAAAAACTTTCATTCACTTTTGTAACTtccgttatttttttgtttaaaatgtattaatctttcaaaatcttaaaaatccataaagtactttgaaatcttaaaaatctgtgttagaaatccattaaaatcttGGGTTAAGAATCCTGAttgtaaaaagtcttttaaaaaaaatcttttaaaatcccaCAAAATCAGTACAATCccacataatcttttaaaatcttcaagattgtttttgtcaaaatattctCTCAAAATCCCAATCCAATACACCCCCTAACTAGATATTGACCCGCGCTTTGCCTGGGTTTATAAATAGATGTGTATTATATAATTTagacatattaaaaatattaggtaaaattataaaatttagtaatTGTAAAATATgtgttaaaataaaacaaaaaatccataATGTTTATATGTAAAAACATATGTTTtccttgtaaaaaaatatatgtttgttaAAATTTAGGAGAAAAAGGTTGTCGGGATAATGTGAATGATACGGTTGTGCGTGTAATTAATGTGACTGTTGAAtgagaatattaaaaataagtattattacatatatttgtattataaaattattaaaaagaaatataattaagtttagAGTAATATGCCATGgatgatattatatataaatacatagTAATTCCtggtatatgttttttttacagaaaataaagtcatttcatttcatttaggATAGTAGAGTGAACAAATGAGGGAATACAATCATAATCATGGACGCGAAAATGTATAAGAATATAGATTTTTCGAAAAATAGTAAATGTATGGAAATTGGAACCTTTGACTTCCTTAACCATGATGGAGGTGATCACACCTATTTTCTTGCCCACTGatctaagttattttttcatattttgagaTTATGTTTTTCCAAAAGGAGTGACTTTCACAACTTCGTTTGTGAAAAATAATCATTACGAAATGAAAGATGCAAAAATGTAATCctatatattactttttattttggaaagaaatataaattggtgatgtctaaaattattatttgaataaaatatataatgagcttgtggaaaaataaaaaaaatattttctttactcCCTTagtcttgaacttttttttttctgttattacttttaatctcttaaaagaatttaaagtaaggatgaaaaaaataaggactaaaaacaaaaataaaaaatttagggactaaaaacaaaaattctaaaagtttaaggattaaaaatataatttatttttgttgttttttttacgaTTCTTATTACTATTAGTTTTCCACTAATTAAATATGTACAAAAGGATTCACTTACCTATCATGATAGTTTCCAGGATATATGTTAATTAATGTAtcataagataaaatatttcaaaatagacTTCTATGAGTCTATTTCCAACATAGAAAAGGTAAATagagaacacaataatattttgaatgagTAAATACTAAATAACTATAGTCAACTACGATCAGTGTCTTTTGTCCTGGATGAGCAGTGAGATGGTTGACGAGTTGAAAAGATATTAACCGCTACATTTAATTTTACTCTACATTTAACCTCTACACCAGAAAGATGGTTGAAGAGTTCCCAACGTATTAACCTCTACATTTAAAGTCATAATATTAAAGGAAGACCACACTCGTACTGTAGACTTTCaactttcttttaataaaaataatatcatagtCAACGATGCCATGGttaattatcaatatatattttttttaaaagaatactaAAGATAAGTTAAGAATGTTaaattaagaacaaaatataTCTGCATAAGTTCACCGAGTTATTGACGATTTAGTAGGAAAAATAATAGATTGATAATGTGAATGTCTCATTGTCCTATAAATTCGAAAATCTTCTATCAAAagggtaaatattttttatcttacactatttaaataacttttggATATTTTTACGGGTTTTCTTTTTCACAATATTAGAGTGGTTTACCATTAAAATTATCTTACCTTTTTAAATAACTTTctgaatttgttatttttataatgtaagTTGGACTTTTAAAAGTTTGGTGATTTAAAAGCAGAGTCAACCCTCAGAACTCCAACTTACTTACAGATAATATCTTCAAAAGTTGTACTACTTTGTTAGTATGCCTCAACTAATTGAAGCATTATCAGATGACCGGATCTCAACATATAACTTGATGGCTTACTGAATCAGCATTCAACATAGTTCTCTTCTAACACTTCACCAGAAATGATTATGGATATCACAAGTCTCATACTTGCTCTGTTCATAGTTTACTGTTTTTGTCAGTGCTTAAGTTCTGCCAACAATACCATTACATCAGGCCAATACATCACAGACCCTCACACTCTCATCTCCCCTAACAGTGTCTTCAAGTTAGGATTCTTCAGCCCTCAAAACTCATCAAATCGCTACCTGGGAATCTGGTATCTCTCTGACTCCAATGTCATATGGGTAGCTAACAGAAACCAGCCACTAAAGACGAGCTCTTCCGGAACTGTTCAAATTTCTGAGGATGGCAATCTTGTGGTTCTAGATAGCAACAAAAGGGTTGTTTGGTCATCAAATGTGACACATAATATTGCAACCAATTCAACTGCCAAACTTTTAGAGACCGGAAATCTAGTCCTGATAGATGATGCCACAGGAGAAAGTATGTGGGAGAGTTTCCGACATCCTTGTCATGCTCTCGTGCCAAAGATGAAACTAAGTATTACCCAAAAAACATACGAGAAAGTACGCATAACATCATGGAGAAGTCCCTCTGATCCTTCTCTTGGGTACTACTCTGCTACTCTTGAACGCCCCAACATTCCAGAAGTGTTTTACTGGATTAATGAAACGCAACCGTATTATCGGACTGGTCCATGGAATGGTCAGATTTTTATTGGCTCGCCTCAGATGTCACGTGGTTATCTATATGGATGGAATATGAtgaatgatgaagatgatggaACTGTCTATCTTTCTTACAATTTGCCAAGTCAATCTTACTTTGCAGTCATGACCTTGAATCCACAGGGTCACCCTACAATCGAATGGTGGAGGGACCGAAAGTTAGTGTGGAGGGAGGTGTTGCAAGGAAACTCATGTGATCGTTATGGTCATTGTGGGGCATTTGGAAGCTGTAATTGGCAGAGTTCACCAATATGCAACTGTTTGAGTGGATATAAACCTAAATATGTAGAGGAGTGGAATAGAAAAAATTGGACTAGTGGATGTGTGAGGAGTGAGCCACTGCAATGTGGTGAACAAACAAATGGAAGTGAAGTCAGCAAAGATGGGTTTTTGAGGCTTGAGAATATGAAAGTTTCAGACTTTGTACAAAGGTTAGATTGTTTGGAAGATGAATGCAGAGCACAGTGTTTGGAGAATTGCTCTTGTGTGGCCTATGCATATGACAATGGCATAGGATGCATGGTTTGGAGTGGAGACTTGATCGACATACAGAAGTTCTCAAGTGGAGGGATTGATCTTTACATTCGTGTGCCACCTTCAGAATCAGAACttggtatgtttttttttgtaacgtATTTCAAGTACTATTAGTGTAAATCAAAGCTCTTTGATATGTGTTTCTGCAGAAAAACATTCAGACAAAAGAAGACACAAGACAATTTTAATTCCAGTTGGAATAACTATAGGAATGGTTGCCTTGGCTGGCTGTGTTTGTCTCTCACGGAAATGGACTGCTAAATCAATAGGTATGTGTGTTAAATTATAGTGttattttgacttttgagtcaaGAATATTCGCGGCACTGCAATTAGAAAAGATGTAAAATGATTTCTGCCAAGTTGAAATTCCTACTGTCATTCCTCATTTTCCTTAATTACTTTTGCTAGGAGAAATATGTATATTCTGTAGAAATATGTTGCTTGCTACTGCAATGaaaaatgaagggagaggaagggattaagagatggtgaacttcttaaaaaataataatctgaaataaaatagttgtacaaattaagtatttaaatatttaattctaaTTGCTGTAAAATCTCATACTCAACTGCGTGCAGTTAGTTTGACGTGATGATAAAGTATTAATTATCACAGGAAAAATAAATTCACAACGGCAAGGAATGAACGAAGATCAGAAACAAGTCAAATTGAATGATCACTTACCGTTTTTTAGTTTTGAAGAACTTGTAAATGCTACAAATAATTTTCACTCGGCCAACGAGCTAGGTAAAGGAGGTTTTGGTTCAGTATATAAGGTAAGTTTTGTTTTGCGTAAAcatcaattttcaaataatttcattaattaaaatagtacAAAATCTATCTTGTTTTTAATTGCCTATCAGGGACAATTGAAAGATGGACACGAAATAGCAGTGAAAAGACTTTCAAAAACCTCAGGACAAGGGCTAGAAGAGTGTATGAATGAGGTATTAGTGATTTCAAGGCTTCAACATCGCAATCTTGTCAGACTTCTTGGTTGCTGTATTGAACAGGAGGAAAATATGTTGGTATACGAGTATATGCCTAACAAGAGTTTGGatgtaatattatttggttaGTTCAAGATTCTTTCTTATCTATGCTTATAAGAGTATCTTAAACAATTGAGGCCTTCAATTCCAAAAACTCTGTTATTCAACAGAATACGATTAtatctttaatattattttacttaacTTTTAGTTTCTATTACAGATCCAGCTAAAAAGCAGGATCTAGATTGGCCAAAACGCTTCAATATAATTGAAGGAATCTCTAGGGGTTTGCTTTATCTCCACAGAGATTctagaataaaaattatacacaGAGACTTAAAGGTTAGTAACATCTTGTTGGATGGAGAGCTGAATCCAAAAATATCAGACTTTGGTATGGCCAAAATATTTGGAGGAAATGATATGCAAGCCAATACTAGAAGGGTTGTTGGAACATTGTAAGCAGCTCTTCTTCTACATCAAAATCAGCAGAGGTTATATGTGGCCATTCACATTTTTCTCCCACTATTCCATGATGAGTGACTTAACTTTGTTATATATGGCTTAAATGCAGTGGTTAT
The nucleotide sequence above comes from Glycine soja cultivar W05 chromosome 11, ASM419377v2, whole genome shotgun sequence. Encoded proteins:
- the LOC114375709 gene encoding G-type lectin S-receptor-like serine/threonine-protein kinase At1g11300, which produces MIMDITSLILALFIVYCFCQCLSSANNTITSGQYITDPHTLISPNSVFKLGFFSPQNSSNRYLGIWYLSDSNVIWVANRNQPLKTSSSGTVQISEDGNLVVLDSNKRVVWSSNVTHNIATNSTAKLLETGNLVLIDDATGESMWESFRHPCHALVPKMKLSITQKTYEKVRITSWRSPSDPSLGYYSATLERPNIPEVFYWINETQPYYRTGPWNGQIFIGSPQMSRGYLYGWNMMNDEDDGTVYLSYNLPSQSYFAVMTLNPQGHPTIEWWRDRKLVWREVLQGNSCDRYGHCGAFGSCNWQSSPICNCLSGYKPKYVEEWNRKNWTSGCVRSEPLQCGEQTNGSEVSKDGFLRLENMKVSDFVQRLDCLEDECRAQCLENCSCVAYAYDNGIGCMVWSGDLIDIQKFSSGGIDLYIRVPPSESELEKHSDKRRHKTILIPVGITIGMVALAGCVCLSRKWTAKSIGKINSQRQGMNEDQKQVKLNDHLPFFSFEELVNATNNFHSANELGKGGFGSVYKGQLKDGHEIAVKRLSKTSGQGLEECMNEVLVISRLQHRNLVRLLGCCIEQEENMLVYEYMPNKSLDVILFDPAKKQDLDWPKRFNIIEGISRGLLYLHRDSRIKIIHRDLKVSNILLDGELNPKISDFGMAKIFGGNDMQANTRRVVGTFGYMPPEYAFQGLVSEKLDVFGFGVLLLEIISGRKISSCFDHDQSLSLLGFAWKLWNEKDIQSLIDPEISNPNNVNDIVRCIHIGLLCSQELAKERPLMATVVSMLNSEIVDLPPPLNPAFIKRQIVSCADSSQQNHITQSINNVTVTGIQGR